A window of the Brassica napus cultivar Da-Ae chromosome A2, Da-Ae, whole genome shotgun sequence genome harbors these coding sequences:
- the LOC106425145 gene encoding transcription factor bHLH78-like isoform X2, with product MAMHFEQPSCSSPMLNWPLMNPNLSQYSPPQDCFTWEKSTEQQQKQSIFDSALSSLVSSPTPSNSNFSGGVGGGDGFVIRELIGKLGNSSTTPNRTTPLTEFSGDPGFAERAARFSCFGSRSFNGRTNSSLPVNNSKIINSGKLTRVVSTPALHGLVSPMAPAGEFSRKRKHLTKVKSKETPLPTASPAPSFSKTAEEKGGKRRRREDEKEDNTKGPEPPKDYIHVRARRGQATDSHSLAERVRREKIGERMKLLENLVPGCNKVTGKALMLDEIINYVQSLQRQVEFLSMKLSSVNDTRLDFNVDALVSKDVMIPSSSNRLHEAGLQAESLSHHSYDNSSQLHTNVSSSNMMLQSPVNSLETSTLASSFTHLPTLTQFTDSISQYQMFSQEDLQSIVGMGVAHNPNHESQNMKIEL from the exons ATGGCGATGCATTTCGAACAACCGTCTTGTTCATCGCCGATGCTTAACTGGCCATTAATGAACCCGAACCTCTCTCAATATTCGCCTCCGCAGGATTGCTTCACGTGGGAAAAGTCAACGGAGCAACAACAAAAACAGAGCATCTTCGACTCTGCTTTGAGCTCTCTAGTCTCCTCCCCGACGCCGTCGAACTCAAACTTCTCCGGCGGAGTCGGAGGCGGTGACGGCTTCGTTATCAGAGAACTCATCGGGAAGCTTGGTAACAGCTCCACGACTCCGAACAGAACGACGCCGTTGACGGAATTCTCAGGTGATCCGGGGTTCGCGGAGAGGGCAGCGAGATTCTCTTGCTTCGGTAGCAGGAGTTTCAACGGAAGAACTAACTCAAGTCTCCCCGTTAACAACAGCAAGATCATCAACTCCGGGAAGCTGACACGTGTCGTCAGCACACCAGCTCTTCACGGTCTTGTTTCTCCGATGGCTCCCGCCGGAGAATTTTCCCGGAAGAGAAAACATTTGACGAAAGTTAAATCCAAGGAAACCCCACTTCCCACTGCTTCACCCGCACCCAGTTTCTCAAAG ACGGCGGAGGAAAAAGGAGGGAAAAGGAGAAGACGAGAAGACGAAAAAGAAGATAACACAAAAGGACCTGAGCCTCCTAAAGATTACATCCATGTTCGTGCTCGACGAGGCCAAGCCACTGACAGTCACAGTCTCGCCGAAAGg GTACGGAGGGAGAAGATTGGCGAAAGGATGAAGCTGCTTGAAAACCTTGTTCCTGGCTGCAATAAG GTTACTGGAAAGGCATTGATGCTGGATGAAATTATAAACTATGTACAATCATTGCAAAGACAAGTTGAg TTCTTGTCAATGAAGTTATCATCTGTGAACGACACCAGGCTGGATTTTAACGTGGACGCTCTTGTGTCAAAGGATGTG ATGATTCCATCAAGTAGCAACCGGTTGCATGAAGCAGGACTCCAAGCAGAGTCTTTAAGTCATCATAGTTACGATAATAGTTCACAATTGCACACTAATGTTTCTTCCAGTAACATGATGCTTCAATCTCCTGTGAACTCACTGGAAACATCTACCTTAGCCAGCAGCTTCACCCACTTACCAACACTTACCCAATTCACTGACTCAATATCTCAG TATCAAATGTTTAGCCAAGAAGATTTACAGAGCATTGTAGGGATGGGAGTGGCACATAATCCCAACCATGAATCTCAAAACATGAAAATTGAGCTTTGA
- the LOC106403303 gene encoding protein SUPPRESSOR OF npr1-1, CONSTITUTIVE 1: MFTPFPEFFITIILITTALLYPFPMDSSSSTTTSRNWRYNVFPSFRGEDVRSSFLSHLLMELERNMITTFIDHGIERSRPIGPELLSAIKDSRIAIVIFSKNYASSTWCLNELVEIHKCFKDLDQMVIPIFYHVDPSEVRKQTGEFGERFKETCKDKTEGDRERWIRALTDVANLAGEDSKNWTGKGEAKMIEHIAKDVFNKLMIPSNDFNAIVGIEAHFEKLNSLLCLESEEVKKLGIWGPSGVGKSTIGSALFSLLSSRFHKHAFFVSYKRKKMWDDNKMKLCLDERLLSEISCQKDVKIRHPGVAKQRLMHKKILIIVDDVDDVEVLKTLMDQTSLVGSGSRIVVITQDKRLLESQKIELIYEVELPSYDLAMQMFCRSAFGINSPPSGFDELAEEVVLHSSNLPLGLSVLGSSLKGMNKEEWVEKLPRLLNSLDGKIKNTLKVCYDRLDGKEQELFLWIACLSDCRNVNFLKDLLGDSAEIGLKILNDKSIIRRESPGTVQMHSLLQKLGKEIDRAETINNRRFLTEVEDTCDVLTDNTGPKNTLAMYLNMSEINEELFIDKNSFRGMHNLKLLNFYKSFWSRETGKGRLYLPDRGLNYFPRKLRFLRWDEYPSKCMPSHFRVDSLVELRMEYSKLEKLWEGTQFLGSLKEMDMSYSADLKEIPDLSKAINVKELKLWGCSSLVALHSSIGNLSKMYGLRLSGCTSLVTLPSSIGNLSKLSELDMSKCSNLNFLPADVDLESLEVLNLNGCSKLRTFPRISRNITSLYLEETALEGEEDSSWIENIPHLVMSSGRLKKLWGGVKSLGKLWGMHLSGCESLVEIPDLSMAIALRYLELKNCKSLVMLPSSIRNLYQLKRLNMEGCTMLEALPVDINLVTLKELYLSGCSKLRNFPQISTSIVLLYLDDTVIEEVPSWIKNMSRLKKLTMRRCKNLKNISAEIFKLECDKADFSDCGGLTTICDHLPGRPHNDVFDMSSYISFRFPQVAPFKFQNCFNLDRDAQEIIIQSYRNMAVIPGGEVPMHFMHRACGSSLSILLSESSLSQESILLKTCIVVGHSRHYPARLTVRQSFRGQKEEIPCDVIVDTCTYEMDHLVLFILHLQIKRVDDSPSEPSNNVLLLEFYKSHYDGYYEGCSCGSSFASHKQNSTLEEIKGCGARVMNISKTDDEESDEENNISKKKMRMTQF; this comes from the exons ATGTTTACACCCTTTCCTGAGTTCTTCATCacaataatattaattacaaCAGCTCTTCTGTATCCTTTTCCCatggattcttcttcttctactactaCTTCTCGCAACTGGAGATACAATGTTTTCCCGAGCTTTCGTGGGGAAGATGTCCGAAGCTCATTCCTCAGCCATCTTCTCATGGAGCTTGAACGCAACATGATCACTACATTCATCGACCATGGCATCGAGAGAAGCCGCCCTATCGGACCTGAGCTTTTATCGGCAATAAAAGACTCTAGGATCGCAATCGTCATCTTCTCTAAGAACTACGCCTCGTCAACATGGTGTTTGAACGAACTGGTGGAGATCCACAAATGCTTTAAGGATCTGGATCAGATGGTCATACCGATTTTTTACCATGTGGATCCCTCTGAGGTTAGAAAGCAGACTGGAGAATTCGGCGAGAGGTTTAAAGAAACATGCAAAGACAAAACAGAAGGTGACAGAGAAAGGTGGATTCGAGCACTTACTGATGTAGCAAACTTGGCCGGAGAGGATTCTAAGAATTG GACTGGTAAAGGCGAAGCAAAAATGATTGAACATATAGCAAAGGATGTGTTCAATAAACTTATGATACCATCAAATGATTTTAATGCCATTGTGGGGATTGAAGCTCATTTTGAGAAGTTGAATTCGCTTTTGTGTTTGGAGTCTGAGGAGGTTAAGAAGTTAGGAATTTGGGGGCCTTCAGGGGTAGGTAAGAGTACTATAGGAAGTGCTCTTTTTAGTCTACTCTCTAGCCGATTCCACAAACATGCTTTCTTCGTCTCTTACAAGCGTAAAAAAATGTGGGATGATAATAAAATGAAGTTGTGTTTGGATGAACGACTTCTGTCGGAAATTTCATGTCAAAAGGACGTAAAGATACGTCATCCAGGTGTGGCAAAACAAAGGCTAATgcataagaaaattctaatcaTTGTTGATGATGTGGATGATGTTGAAGTGCTAAAGACCTTGATGGATCAAACTAGTTTGGTTGGATCCGGGAGCAGAATCGTTGTGATAACTCAAGATAAGAGACTTTTAGAGTCTCAAAAGATTGAGCTTATTTATGAGGTGGAGCTCCCATCGTATGATCTGGCTATGCAGATGTTCTGTCGATCTGCGTTTGGGATAAACTCTCCGCCTTCTGGTTtcgatgaactcgcggaggaaGTTGTACTGCATTCAAGTAATCTCCCTTTAGGTCTAAGCGTCTTGGGTTCGTCGTTGAAAGGGATGAACAAGGAGGAGTGGGTGGAGAAGCTGCCTAGGCTCCTGAATAGTTTGGATGGGAAAATCAAGAATACACTAAAAGTCTGCTATGATAGGTTAGATGGCAAAGAGCAAGAATTGTTCCTTTGGATTGCATGCTTATCCGATTGTCGTAACGTCAATTTCTTAAAAGACTTGCTTGGAGATAGTGCTGAAATTGGGCTCAAAATACTGAATGACAAGTCCATAATACGTagggaatcaccaggaactgtTCAAATGCACAGTTTGTTACAGAAGTTGGGTAAAGAAATCGATCGTGCAGAGACCATCAACAATCGTAGGTTCTTGACGGAAGTTGAGGATACATGTGATGTACTTACCGATAATACT GGCCCAAAGAATACTCTAGCCATGTACTTGAACATGTCAGAAATCAACGAGGAAttgtttatagataaaaattcATTTCGAGGAATGCATAATCTGAAACTTCTAAACTTTTACAAATCCTTTTGGTCAAGGGAGACTGGAAAAGGCAGGCTGTATTTACCTGATCGAGGCCTGAATTATTTTCCACGCAAACTCAGATTTCTACGTTGGGATGAATATCCATCCAAATGTATGCCTTCTCACTTTAGAGTGGACAGTCTGGTTGAACTTAGAATGGAGTATAGTAAGCTTGAGAAGTTGTGGGAAGGAACTCAG tttcttGGAAGTCTGAAGGAGATGGATATGAGTTATTCTGCAGATTTGAAAGAGATTCCAGATCTTTCAAAAGCCATAAATGTCAAGGAGTTAAAGCTTTGGGGATGCTCATCTTTGGTGGCTCTTCATTCCTCAATCGGGAATCTCAGTAAAATGTATGGATTGAGGCTTTCGGGATGCACATCTTTGGTGACATTACCTTCCTCGATTGGGAATCTCAGTAAACTGTCTGAATTGGACATGTCGAAATGCTCAAACCTTAACTTTCTGCCAGCTGATGTCGACTTGGAATCTCTTGAAGTCCTCAATCTTAACGGATGCTCAAAGTTGAGAACGTTTCCTCGTATATCAAGGAACATTACATCGCTTTACTTAGAAGAAACTGCattagaaggagaagaagatagtTCTTGGATTGAGAATATCCCTCACCTTGTTATGAGTAGTGGCAGGCTTAAGAAGTTATGGGGAGGGGTCAAG TCGCTTGGAAAACTCTGGGGGATGCATTTGTCAGGATGTGAAAGCCTCGTCGAAATTCCAGATCTTTCAATGGCCATCGCCCTTAGGTATTTGGAACTCAAAAATTGTAAAAGCTTGGTGATGCTTCCTTCTTCAATTAGGAATCTCTACCAACTCAAACGCTTGAACATGGAAGGATGCACAATGCTCGAGGCTCTACCAGTCGACATCAACTTGGTTACTCTTAAAGAGCTCTATCTCAGCGGATGCTCAAAACTGAGAAATTTTCCTCAGATTTCAACCAGCATTGTACTTCTCTATCTAGATGACACTGTGATTGAAGAAGTTCCTTCCTGGATTAAGAACATGTCTCGTCTCAAGAAACTAACGATGCGTCGGTGCAAGAATTTAAAGAACATATCCGCAGAGATTTTTAAATTGGAATGTGATAAGGCAGACTTTTCAGACTGTGGAGGACTCACAACAATCTGTGATCACTTACCGGGACGGCCACACAATGATGTCTTTGATATGTCTTCAtatatttctttcagatttccGCAAGTGGCTCCTTTCAAGTTCCAAAATTGCTTCAATTTGGATCGAGATGCACAGGAAATAATTATACAATCATACCGAAACATGGCCGTTATACCAGGTGGAGAAGTGCCTATGCATTTCATGCATCGAGCTTGTGGAAGTTCCCTAAGTATCCTTTTGTCTGAGAGCTCTCTTTCCCAAGAATCTATATTACTTAAAACTTGCATCGTGGTTGGACATTCAAGACACTACCCCGCCAGATTAACAGTTCGTCAGTCCTTTCGAGGCCAAAAAGAAGAGATTCCTTGTGATGTTATAGTGGACACATGCACGTACGAGATGGATCATCTGGTTTTGTTCATCTTACATTTACAAATAAAACGAGTGGATGATTCGCCATCTGAACCGAGCAACAACGTTCTACTACTTGAGTTTTATAAAAGCCATTATGATGGATATTATGAAGGGTGTTCCTGCGGCAGCAGCTTTGCCAGCCACAAACAAAATTCTACCCTTGAAGAGATAAAAGGATGCGGTGCACGAGTCATGAATATCTCAAAGACAGACGACGAAGAAAGTGATGAAGAGAACAACATAAGCAAGAAGAAGATGCGG ATGACACAGTTCTGA
- the LOC106403321 gene encoding protein SUPPRESSOR OF npr1-1, CONSTITUTIVE 1-like, translating into MASSSSSSSNGRYHVFPSFRGEDVRNSFLSHLLMELERNLITTFIDHGIDRSRPIGSELLLAIKESRIAIVIFSKNYASSTWCLNELVEIHKCFKDLNQMVIPIFYHVDPSDVRKQTGEFGDRFKETCMDKTEDEIERLVRALTDVANLAGQDSKNWYVRYKNHIAIYEIWFRFSLVQQLAISGLTQVPYILLKSLSYIRCGIFSPIVMIPSNDFSDFVGIEAHFQRLNNLLCLESEEVRKVGIWGPSGIGKSTIGRVLFSQLSSRFHHHAFVSYKSTKQWDDYSMKLSLDERLLSEISCQKDLKVSHLGVVKQMLNHKKVLIIVDDVDDLEVLNTFMDQTRLVGSGSRIIVITQDRKLLKSQEIELIYEVELPSYDLAIQMFCRSAFGKNSPPYGFEELTEEVALHSSNLPLGLSVLGSSLKGMTKVEWVEMLPRLLNSLDGKIKNTLKVCYDRLDVKEQELFLWIACLSDGPNVSFLKDLLGDSAEIGLKILNDKSLIRRESTEFVRMHSLLQKLGKEINRADPINNRRFLTEAEDICDVLTDNAGTKNTLAMYLNMSEINEPLSMDENSFQRMRNLKLLHFYKPWWWSRETGKGRLTLPDRGLHHFPRKLRLLRWDEYPSKCMPFNFRAESLVEIRMEYSKLEKLWEGTQFLGSLKEMDMSYSADLKEIPDLSKAINVKKLNLRGCKSLVALPSSIGNLSNLFLLKLKGCTSLVTLPSSIGKLSKLSKLDMSKCSNLKFLPADVNLESLLILKLNGCSQLRMFPRISRNIEWLYLEETALEREEDSSWIENIPHLKELYWDDVPLSCMPPNLNPEYMKYLKMRGGRLKKLWGGVKSLEYLREMDLSGCESLVEIPDLSMAIGLRYLELKNCKSLVMLPSSIRNLNQLERLNMEGCTMLEVLPVDIDLPNLGQLNLSGCLKLRNFPQISTRIEFLYLDDTAIEEIPSWIKNMSRLWELTMRRCKNLKKISAEIFKWQYLEADFSDCGGITTICDHLPGWPHNDFFDISSFSSYRYPGGVTPFKFKNCFDLDRDAQEIIIQSNPIMAVIPGGEVPMYFTHRGCGSSLSILLSESSLSQESLLLKTCLVVGHSSHYPARYIQVRQSFRGQKEEIH; encoded by the exons atggcttcttcttcttcttcttctagcaACGGGAGATACCATGTTTTCCCCAGCTTCCGTGGTGAAGATGTCCGCAACTCATTCCTAAGCCATCTTCTCATGGAGCTTgaacgcaacttgatcactaCATTCATCGACCATGGCATCGACAGAAGCCGCCCTATCGGATCCGAGCTTTTATTGGCGATAAAAGAATCGAGAATAGCGATCGTCATCTTCTCTAAGAACTACGCCTCGTCAACATGGTGTTTGAACGAACTGGTGGAGATCCACAAGTGCTTTAAGGATCTGAATCAGATGGTGATACCAATTTTTTACCATGTCGATCCTTCTGATGTTAGAAAGCAGACCGGGGAATTCGGCGATAGGTTTAAAGAAACCTGCATGGACAAAACAGAAGATGAGATAGAAAGGTTGGTTCGAGCACTAACGGATGTAGCAAATTTGGCCGGACAGGATTCTAAGAATTGGtacgtt AGATACAAGAACCATATAGCCATCTATGAAATTTGGTTCCGGTTCAGTTTGGTTCAG caattggcaattagtggattgacccaagtcccttatatattactcaagtccctttcatatattcgatgtgggatcttctctccaatagtTATGATACCATCAAACGATTTTAGCGACTTTGTGGGGATTGAAGCTCATTTTCAGAGGTTGAATAATCTTTTGTGTTTGGAGTCTGAGGAGGTTAGAAAGGTAGGAATTTGGGGCCCTTCAGGGATAGGTAAGAGTACCATAGGAAGAGTTCTTTTTAGTCAACTCTCTAGCCGATTCCACCACCATGCTTTTGTCTCTTACAAGAGTACAAAACAGTGGGATGACTATAGCATGAAGTTGTCTTTGGATGAACGACTTCTGTCGGAAATTTCATGTCAAAAGGACCTAAAGGTATCCCATTTAGGTGTAGTGAAACAAATGCTAAACCACAAGAAAGTTCTTATCATCGTTGATGATGTGGATGATCTTGAAGTGCTAAACACCTTCATGGATCAAACTCGTTTGGTTGGATCCGGGAGCAGAATCATTGTGATAACTCAAGATAGGAAACTTTTAAAGTCTCAAGAGATTGAGCTTATTTATGAGGTCGAGCTCCCATCGTACGATCTGGCTATACAAATGTTCTGTCGATCTGCGTTTGGGAAAAACTCTCCGCCTTATGGTTTCGAAGAACTCACGGAGGAAGTTGCATTGCATTCAAGTAATCTCCCTTTAGGTCTAAGTGTCTTGGGTTCGTCTTTGAAAGGGATGACGAAGGTGGAGTGGGTGGAGATGCTGCCTAGGCTCCTGAATAGTTTGGATGGGAAAATCAAGAATACACTAAAAGTTTGCTATGATAGGTTAGATGTCAAAGAGCAAGAATTGTTCCTTTGGATTGCATGCCTATCCGATGGTCCTAACGTCAGTTTCTTAAAAGACTTGCTTGGAGATAGTGCTGAAATTGGGCTCAAAATACTGAATGACAAGTCCCTAATACGTAGGGAATCAACAGAATTTGTTCGAATGCACAGTTTGTTACAGAAGTTGGGTAAAGAAATCAATCGTGCAGATCCCATCAACAACCGTAGGTTCTTGACGGAAGCTGAGGATATATGTGATGTACTTACCGATAATGCT ggcACTAAGAATACTCTAGCCATGTATTTGAACATGTCGGAAATCAACGAGCCATTGTCTATGGATGAAAATTCATTTCAAAGAATGCGTAATCTGAAACTTCTACACTTTTACAAACCCTGGTGGTGGTCAAGGGAGACTGGAAAAGGCAGATTGACTTTACCTGATCGAGGTCTGCATCATTTTCCACGCAAACTCAGATTGCTACGTTGGGATGAATATCCATCCAAGTGCATGCCTTTTAACTTTAGAGCGGAAAGTCTGGTTGAAATCAGAATGGAGTATAGTAAGCTTGAGAAGTTGTGGGAAGGAACTCAG TTTCTTGGAAGTTTGAAGGAGATGGATATGAGTTATTCTGCAGATTTAAAAGAGATTCCAGATCTTTCAAAAGCAATAAATGTCAAGAAATTGAATCTTCGGGGATGCAAATCTTTGGTGGCACTTCCTTCCTCAATTGGAAATCTCAGTAATCTGTTTCTATTGAAGCTTAAGGGATGCACATCTTTGGTGACACTTCCTTCTTCAATTGGGAAACTCAGTAAACTATCTAAACTGGACATGTCGAAATGCTCAAACCTTAAGTTTCTACCAGCTGATGTCAACTTGGAATCTCTTTTAATTCTCAAACTTAACGGATGCTCACAGTTGAGAATGTTTCCTCGTATATCAAGGAACATTGAATGGCTTTACCTAGAAGAAACTGCAttagaaagagaagaagatagttCTTGGATTGAGAATATCCCTCACCTTAAAGAACTCTATTGGGATGATGTACCATTGAGTTGTATGCCACCTAATCTCAACCCAGAATATATGAAGTACCTTAAAATGAGAGGTGGCAGGCTTAAGAAGTTATGGGGAGGGGTAAAG TCGCTTGAATATCTCAGGGAGATGGATTTGTCAGGATGTGAAAGCCTAGTCGAAATTCCAGATCTTTCAATGGCCATCGGCCTTAGGTATTTGGAACTCAAAAATTGTAAAAGCTTGGTTATGCTTCCTTCCTCAATTAGGAATCTCAACCAACTCGAGCGCTTGAACATGGAAGGGTGCACAATGCTCGAGGTTCTACCAGTCGACATCGACTTGCCTAATCTTGGACAACTCAATCTCAGTGGATGCTTAAAATTGAGAAATTTTCCTCAGATTTCAACCCGCATTGAATTTCTCTATCTAGATGACACTGCGATTGAAGAAATTCCTTCCTGGATTAAGAACATGTCTAGACTCTGGGAACTAACAATGCGTCGGTGCAAGAATTTAAAGAAAATCTCCGCAGAGATTTTTAAATGGCAATATCTTGAGGCAGACTTTTCAGACTGTGGAGGAATCACAACAATCTGTGATCACTTACCAGGATGGCCACACAATGATTTCTTTgatatttcttcattttcttcttaCAGATATCCGGGAGGAGTGACTCCGTTCAAGTTcaaaaattgctttgatttggaTAGAGATGCACAGGAAATTATTATACAATCAAACCCAATCATGGCCGTTATACCAGGTGGAGAAGtgcctatgtatttcacacatcgaggttgtggaaGTTCCCTAAGTATCCTTTTGTCTGAGAGCTCTCTTTCTCAAGAATCTCTATTACTGAAAACTTGCCTCGTGGTCGGACATTCAAGTCACTACCCCGCCAGATACATACAAGTTCGTCAGTCCTTTCGAGGCCAAAAAGAAGAGATTCATTAG
- the LOC106425145 gene encoding transcription factor bHLH78-like isoform X1, giving the protein MDNELFMNTELHPPPEMAMHFEQPSCSSPMLNWPLMNPNLSQYSPPQDCFTWEKSTEQQQKQSIFDSALSSLVSSPTPSNSNFSGGVGGGDGFVIRELIGKLGNSSTTPNRTTPLTEFSGDPGFAERAARFSCFGSRSFNGRTNSSLPVNNSKIINSGKLTRVVSTPALHGLVSPMAPAGEFSRKRKHLTKVKSKETPLPTASPAPSFSKTAEEKGGKRRRREDEKEDNTKGPEPPKDYIHVRARRGQATDSHSLAERVRREKIGERMKLLENLVPGCNKVTGKALMLDEIINYVQSLQRQVEFLSMKLSSVNDTRLDFNVDALVSKDVMIPSSSNRLHEAGLQAESLSHHSYDNSSQLHTNVSSSNMMLQSPVNSLETSTLASSFTHLPTLTQFTDSISQYQMFSQEDLQSIVGMGVAHNPNHESQNMKIEL; this is encoded by the exons ATGGACAACGAGCTGTTTATGAACACAGAGCTTCACCCACCGCCCGAGATGGCGATGCATTTCGAACAACCGTCTTGTTCATCGCCGATGCTTAACTGGCCATTAATGAACCCGAACCTCTCTCAATATTCGCCTCCGCAGGATTGCTTCACGTGGGAAAAGTCAACGGAGCAACAACAAAAACAGAGCATCTTCGACTCTGCTTTGAGCTCTCTAGTCTCCTCCCCGACGCCGTCGAACTCAAACTTCTCCGGCGGAGTCGGAGGCGGTGACGGCTTCGTTATCAGAGAACTCATCGGGAAGCTTGGTAACAGCTCCACGACTCCGAACAGAACGACGCCGTTGACGGAATTCTCAGGTGATCCGGGGTTCGCGGAGAGGGCAGCGAGATTCTCTTGCTTCGGTAGCAGGAGTTTCAACGGAAGAACTAACTCAAGTCTCCCCGTTAACAACAGCAAGATCATCAACTCCGGGAAGCTGACACGTGTCGTCAGCACACCAGCTCTTCACGGTCTTGTTTCTCCGATGGCTCCCGCCGGAGAATTTTCCCGGAAGAGAAAACATTTGACGAAAGTTAAATCCAAGGAAACCCCACTTCCCACTGCTTCACCCGCACCCAGTTTCTCAAAG ACGGCGGAGGAAAAAGGAGGGAAAAGGAGAAGACGAGAAGACGAAAAAGAAGATAACACAAAAGGACCTGAGCCTCCTAAAGATTACATCCATGTTCGTGCTCGACGAGGCCAAGCCACTGACAGTCACAGTCTCGCCGAAAGg GTACGGAGGGAGAAGATTGGCGAAAGGATGAAGCTGCTTGAAAACCTTGTTCCTGGCTGCAATAAG GTTACTGGAAAGGCATTGATGCTGGATGAAATTATAAACTATGTACAATCATTGCAAAGACAAGTTGAg TTCTTGTCAATGAAGTTATCATCTGTGAACGACACCAGGCTGGATTTTAACGTGGACGCTCTTGTGTCAAAGGATGTG ATGATTCCATCAAGTAGCAACCGGTTGCATGAAGCAGGACTCCAAGCAGAGTCTTTAAGTCATCATAGTTACGATAATAGTTCACAATTGCACACTAATGTTTCTTCCAGTAACATGATGCTTCAATCTCCTGTGAACTCACTGGAAACATCTACCTTAGCCAGCAGCTTCACCCACTTACCAACACTTACCCAATTCACTGACTCAATATCTCAG TATCAAATGTTTAGCCAAGAAGATTTACAGAGCATTGTAGGGATGGGAGTGGCACATAATCCCAACCATGAATCTCAAAACATGAAAATTGAGCTTTGA
- the LOC106425136 gene encoding peptidyl-prolyl cis-trans isomerase FKBP15-2 yields the protein MLAKSKMCLLSYYSLFLIVFSLISLQGFAKKTGDVSELQIGVKFKPKTCEIKAHKGDRIKVHYRGKLTDGTVFDSSFERGDPFEFELGSGQVIKGWDQGLLGACVGEKRKLKIPAKLGYGEQGSPPTIPGGATLIFDTELIAVNGKPTVGKEEDEEEDDTSGDDEL from the exons ATGTTGGCGAAGAGCAAGATGTGTCTCCTCAGTTACTACTCCCTTTTCTTGATCGTCTTCTCTCTCATTTCACTCCAAG GTTTTGCCAAGAAGACAGGAGATGTGTCGGAATTACAGATCGGGGTCAAG TTTAAGCCAAAAACGTGTGAAATTAAGGCTCACAAAGGTGATAGGATCAAGGTGCACTACAGG GGGAAACTTACTGATGGAACTGTATTTGATTCGAGTTTTGAAAGGGGTGATCCGTTCGAGTTTGAACTAGGAAGTGGTCAGGTTATCAAAG GTTGGGATCAAGGATTGCTAGGTGCGTGTGTAGGAGAGAAGAGGAAGTTAAAGATACCTGCTAAACTTGGTTATGGTGAACAGGGCTCTCCTCCTACTATCCCCG GTGGTGCTACTCTGATATTTGATACTGAGCTTATTGCGGTGAATGGAAAACCAACTgttggaaaagaagaagatgaagaagaagacgacacATCTGGAGATGACGAGTTGTAA